The Marivirga salinae DNA window CGGATAGATAGTTTTTACTTTTTGAGTTAAAACCTGTCCAGAAATTATCGGGATCAAATTTATGGGCCTTACCAGCAAGGATAAATTTATTAAGTTGTCTTGTTTCAAAATTATAAATTCAAACCAACTTCATTCTTTTCAATACTTAGCAGTGAATTCATTGCATTATTCCGCTAATTTCCTCTAAATGCAGAAAAGTTCAAACGCAATCCTATTTATAATTTTTCTAAATTAGTATTGTTTTCAGTTATTAAAATACTATAAAGACCTTAATTTCAGTTGATTAAGCCCTTTTTTATGAATTGGGATATAAAAATACCAAATTTGTATCCGAAATGTATTTGAAATAATGGCTTTGGGCAGTAGATTTGTACCCAATTAATAATTGGTGTTCCCAGATGCTAAATGAACAAATAAATATGTCCTTGAAAACGTATATTACTCGCTTATCTTTTATAGCATTCCTATTAGTGAGTTTTTTATCATTACCTAACAATGCTTTTGCACAAGATGGCGAATTGCCTACAAGTGAAGAGGCAATAGCCAATGGTGAAAAACTATTTAAAAATAATTGTGCTGTTTGTCACCAAGTCCAAAATAAAATGATTGGACCTGCTCTTAAAAACGTTTACGAAAGAAGAGAGTTGCCATGGTTATTGAATTTTATTAAAAATTCTCAAAAAGTAATCCAGGGTGGAGATGAATATGCTGTTAACCTTTATAATGAATATGGAAAGGCAGTAATGCCTAGCTTTGATTACTTCGCAGATGAAGAAATCAAAAGTATTTTAGGTTATATTAAATATCAAACTGAAAATCCACCTCAGGAAGCAACTGCTGATACAGGAGGAACTTCTACTGAAGCAGGAGCTGGTGGAGGAGGTATTCCATCAGAATATCTAACCCTTATCATTGTTGGTTTTGTGGTTGTTTTGATCTTGATCTTAATCGTTTTGGTTTTAATCGTAACGGTATTGACCAAATTCATCAATCAAAAAGAGGATATTGATGAGAGAGATAGAGAATTTGTAAATCAAAAATTAAATCTTAACAAATTGGTGAGAAGCAATGGCTTCTTATTCTTTGTGATTTTAATATTTACAGCCGTTGTCGCAAAAACAGTAATTGATGGTCTTTATACTGTAGGGGTTCAGCAAGGTTACCAGCCTACGCAGCCGATTGCTTTCTCTCACGAGATTCATGCGGGCCAGTATGAAATTGAATGTCAGTATTGCCATACAGGCGTAATGAATAGCAAAAGTGCTAACATCCCATCAGCTAACATCTGTATGAACTGCCATTCTTCAATAAAGAATGTTGGCGGAGAAAGCGGTTTTTCTCCTGAAATCAAAAAAATATATGACGCCTTAGGTTACGATGAAGAGTCTGGTGACTTTATTGGCGAAAATGAGAAGCCAATTGAATGGGTAAGGGTACATAACCTTCCTGATTTGGCTTATTTCAACCACTCTCAGCACGTGAATGTAGGCGAAATTGAATGTCAAACTTGTCATGGTCCTATTGAGGAAATGGCAGTAGTAAAACAATGGAGCACATTGACTATGGGATGGTGTATTAACTGTCACAGAGAGACTAAAGTAAATGCAAAAGGTAATGCATATTACGATCAATTAGTCGAGGCACATGATGGTGGCGACTTGAAAGTAGTAGATATAGGCGGTTTAGAATGTGCAAAGTGTCATTATTAATAAAAAATATTTAAGACTTCATTAATCATAGATATGAGTAATCAAAAAACATATTGGAAAGGAACTGAACAATTAACAAATGATCCTTCATTTGTTAAAAACGCAGAAAAGGAATTTCCTGAATACTTACCAATCAATGAGAATAAAGAGTCCAATGGAAGTACTTCCAGAAGGGATTTCTTGAAATTGATGGGGTTCGGTGTGGCTGCAGCATCCCTTGCTGCTTGTGAAGCACCTGTTAGAAAAGCAATCCCTTATTTAAATAAACCTGTTGATGTTGATCCAGGGATTCCTAACTATTATGCTTCTACTTATTCGGTAGGTGGCGATTATGCCAGCATTGTAGTGAAGACTCGTGAAGGAAGACCTATTAAAATTGAAGGAAACAAAAACTCTTCAATTACTCAAGGTGGTGTAAATGCACAAGTGGAGGCTTCAGTTCTTTCTTTATATGATCAAGAAAGATTAAGAGGTCCTCTAAAAGAAGGAAAAAGCACAGATTGGAAAACAATCGATAAAGAAGTTACAGAGCAACTTCAATCTATAAGTGATGCTGGAGGGCAAATAAGAATTGTATCCAATACAATCAACTCACCTTCTACTTTAAAAGCTATTCAAGAAATGGCTGATAAATATGGCAACACAAAGCATATAATGTATGATGCTGTTTCTCAGCATGGCATTTTAGCGGCTAATGATAAAATGTTCGGAGTGAAAGCAGTTCCTGCTTACGATTTCAGCAAAGCAAACACTATTGTAAGTTTTGGTGCTGACTTCTTAGGAACTTGGGTTTCTCCAATCGAACATACAAAACAATACAGTAAGACAAGAAAGGTAAAT harbors:
- a CDS encoding c-type cytochrome; this translates as MSLKTYITRLSFIAFLLVSFLSLPNNAFAQDGELPTSEEAIANGEKLFKNNCAVCHQVQNKMIGPALKNVYERRELPWLLNFIKNSQKVIQGGDEYAVNLYNEYGKAVMPSFDYFADEEIKSILGYIKYQTENPPQEATADTGGTSTEAGAGGGGIPSEYLTLIIVGFVVVLILILIVLVLIVTVLTKFINQKEDIDERDREFVNQKLNLNKLVRSNGFLFFVILIFTAVVAKTVIDGLYTVGVQQGYQPTQPIAFSHEIHAGQYEIECQYCHTGVMNSKSANIPSANICMNCHSSIKNVGGESGFSPEIKKIYDALGYDEESGDFIGENEKPIEWVRVHNLPDLAYFNHSQHVNVGEIECQTCHGPIEEMAVVKQWSTLTMGWCINCHRETKVNAKGNAYYDQLVEAHDGGDLKVVDIGGLECAKCHY